The following nucleotide sequence is from Apium graveolens cultivar Ventura chromosome 4, ASM990537v1, whole genome shotgun sequence.
ttaacaggatgatcaacagtgaagtcatacttgcagcatttaaagggacatggttgatcagactatgaattgttatttcttttccaaccaagtaacatatgagaactccttcagataacagcatacattccttctctaaggggtagataaaagcttatataatagtttggaggattcctcaactaagggggataAATAGCATGAAGGAGgaaaaggtaaagcatatgtacactacaccgcaccattgttgtttgtaactacagatcatattgtacgggagaggtggtaaaacacaaggtgatttcctagtaatcagaagaagtgatttggttcatcactattctttataagaggagaagctgttttccaaaatgggagtaccattagttcttatctgcggatcctattgtacgggagaggtggtagacgaaggtgatctcctttaagcagttgattctcatagggggagaagcaagagagatatgcgcttctcaacaggaaaggtggttgtacaaaagaagctgctgatgattacttcaagactgaggAAATGAAGAttaaactacttgaagatcagttcagtgctagaggaacaagcatctttcatttcagttactcaagaaatctggaaatgcagtatttgatccagaaaaccagtaacattatttacaagtcctggtactttactttttctagttgttagttgggttatcctctctatttaatttgtttgttaagtttaacaatcaaatagggggagattgttggtgagactgcatagctgtatgaacagttatgtgataactcaacacgataacaacactataacatgacatgttaataatactacgtctacacaagaaatcggAAAGAATAAAGACAAGGCATATACAAAGAATCAGAaaattagaagaaggcctgaagtctgtctacaggtcactgagAGAAGTTCaataatatgatcatgcctcagtgaagaacaaagcttaaagactttcagggtGTTGAAGATTCTGTATACAAGTGCTatcggaagatttcagtgtattagcattgattgaagatagacagtgtatgaagcatttgaatctgaagaattgaagacagggtatagacagaggctaatgaagacgttgtctaaagtaccagaaaggattccagtgaaagtacagttgtttattgacagtcagtgtctgaagtaataaagttgaggcaagcttaacaatgtaatcaaggctataatacgaagacctgaatcggggttagtcgtctgtgaaccagaccagttgcactaggcgttaacagctcgtgaaaggaatttgggtattatttatagaagaatcgTTAAGTTGAgaaacgtacttggattgaacgtttatatgttaaagttagagaagaggtgcgcgggttATACAATTCAACAGCTCAGGGGACGGGCGAAGCacaaagtttaattgttaaattaaataaattatttaatggactttaatataatttatttaataaacttaaaatgatttatcttataacctttaaataagtttattttataaatctaaattagtttatttatataagttatatttaagtttattttataaattaatttagttataatttaaacttaaaaagaaaaagaaaacaaaaatagaaaacaaaaaaaaataaaaacaaaaacaaaaagaaatagaaaaagagaaaaacaaaacaaaagaaaagaaaataaaaaaaaagggAATAAAAAGCAACCAAGGGTGTTATTCCCTGGTCGCCACACAGGTCATGTGTTTTGGTGGTTAACTACATGTACCTGTGAGTACATGTCGCCACAGAGAGCCTCCATCCTCCCCCTGTCGCCACACAAATCAAAGTTACTCCCTCCTGCACCCCTTGGTCGCCACAGAAAGGTTTGGTCGCCACAGAAATACTCAATTCTCAtccacacaattttattgtgtataaagtctacactttgcaacCGATCTAAAGGAGTTCtatttatcttcttctccaacaaaaagagagctgataaaacaagaagcagagatttacagagaagctccggcaccttgaatatccgtgtaacttctcaccggagtaacgttataatgccggattcaattcttgtatattcataggggcattataatcgttacccggtaattaaatcctagtacaaacaaaagttaGATTATTGTATAagatttgatttataaatctttgtagtagctatgaactttattattcttagattgtagtcggttaatttatttaccggagtgtagcaacacccctcgaggatttatatacgaatatatatttccccgaatatcttgtatACCTTGTATTTATCGTTCTAAACACTAtttctctcaagaacacgaaattactaaccgagcactaaatattttatccgctaaagattcgaaagaatttttaatttagtgattatcgtattcaaccccccttctacgataattcgggacctaacacttttttaaatcattttcatACCTACTATATTTCACAAGTTTATAAGTTTACAAGATGTCCTTTTTTTTCTGGTCGAGTTTATGAGATGTTCTTAGTTTATGGGAATACAAGATTTTGGATCAACTAACAATAAATTTGTCACCACCCCATTTTCATGTTTGAAATAATTCTTTATTATACAAATTTGTGTTATTATATAACTCCTAAATTATAACCCGTGCGATGTACGATTTTTTAAAGTTTACTTTTTTCccaaaattttattaatttattttatatttttttaatatacatatatattgttaTTTCTGATGTTGTtgtaatattattattatttttaataatttgtatTGTTGTAGCAAATATTGAGAAATATACGGTTGTAGAATTGAATTACTTTTTAGCGATATATATTATATGGCTATATATAGTCAAATATCTAATCATATTATATCTACAGTTTTATAATTATATCATATTTTGATGTTCTAATATTTGTAGAAAAATATAAGCCATTTATATTAATGAATGGTTCAACATCTAATCATATTCTATTTAAGATTGTATTAGGACATTGTATCGCATTATGGTGTTTGAATAATAGTAGAATAATGTAATCTTTTCTATTTATGATTGTATTATGAACCTTTTATGATAAATCTTAGAGGTCTTATTATTTgctttttttatttatataaaattatccTTTAGTACGAATCCCGTTAGACGAATTAAATCTAGTTAAAATATAGTCAGTGTATACATACAATTTTTactaattttatataattttaatactatAGTATATTAGTACTGagtaattattattttaatatttttgagTAGTATCATGTATCAAACTTTACTTTTAGGTAAAACTTTAGATTTAtccattttatttcatttataaatagaaaataatttaatatgaactCTAAATTTATCCAATTActtttagagaaaaatgctcttAAGTACATATTTAAGAAGTTACATGAGTACATGGTGTATTTACTGATAGAGTTAATAATTTGTTAATCAAATCGTGTAATTATAAATGGACCCTCGCGTATTAACATTAAAAAGCCTTTATACTAAGTTAATTTAGGGGGTAGCATCAAATTCTTAATTCTACTATATATAAGGAAGAATTTAATAtgatattatatataatttttttaattaaattagttttttttattaaGGTAGAATTACTTTTTATTGGTCTCCTTTTTTAATTGATCTTCTTTTCAAGTACTAAGTTCTTATTCTAATAAGATATAATCTTGATCgtctatttttaaaaatattatatcaATGGTTGAGATTATTTTGACGGTACATGATCAAAGTTTTGAATAAGAAGTCACTTATGCTTGTTATATGTTGGCTTATGATCCGTGCAATTACACGATTTTCTAAAATttaactttttttattttttaaattttttaatgtACACATATATCGATATTTCTGATGTTGTTgcaatattattttttatttttgatagtttattATAATATTGTTACGACAAATATGCATATATTGAGAAATATATATATGAGTAATTGAATTACAGCTATGTATAATACAATATCTAATCATATTCTATCTACTATAATGTCATTGTCTCAGATTCTAATGTTTCAATAGTAGTAGTAGAACAGTATAATTTTTGTATATTTATAATTGGTTAAATCTCTAATTATATtctatttaaaattatattaggaCATTCTATCATAACTGGTGTTTGAATATGATCTGAACAATGTAATCATTTTCAATTTATGATCGTATTAAAAAAACACTTATTTAGTTATTCTAATAAGATAAAGTCTTGACCGtcatttttaattatattaagaTCAATTGTTAAAATTGTTTTGACGGTATAAGACCAAAATTTTGGATAAAAGTCAGTTACCATTATATATAAAAGATataattattctaattttataatattaGTCCAATATTAGTTAGAATTGCATAATTTACCTGTGTGTGTAGCTGCTGATTCCCTGGTTAGATATAATACATAAGTATAATTCACTCAATCTacataattaaaaaataatattgtttaaaatcgatttttttataaattaataattaataatttagtGATCAATTAGTACTTCTCTCAATTAATAACATTTTCTAATTCCAACGAGATTTTACTGTTTATATGAAACTGGATCAATTTGTTTCGGATAAAATGGGTACGACACGATCTACATAATTTATTGGATTAGTATAGAGATGCACAAAAAACCCGGACCCGAAAATCTGGTCCGACCCGATCCGGTCAAAACCCGCTCAAGCCCGGCCTGGCCCAGTCAAAGTCCGGCCCCGTCCCGGCCCGGGCTTCGAGCCTCGACGgaccctatatttttaggcaaaacCCGGCACGGCCCGGTTAAAAACGCGAGCTTCGGCCCGCCCCGACCCGATTAAAATCCTGAAAAAACccggttataatctgattattcaaatatattttcttatatatttataaattcacatttattataaatataaataatactttaaacacatatatatttacatatttgtgattaataatattatttatatatttcgttgcataaataatgaaataagatataatatgtacactatatatatttggatatcattgttatcataacaatgataaaacatatttttctataaacatgtttattttttgccgaacttaaatgttttcaacgaagtaatgttttcataaaatattcaatgtaaactaatacatttttacgatgatctagttgctaatatatatattcttcggaatctctaataatacttgatccgatttaaattagaaaaaagcccggtctgatccgatccggcccgaaaaaagTCCGGTTAGGCCCGCTTCGAGGGTCCAAACGGACTCTGACATTTTCGAAAAGTTCGGCCCGGTCAAAGTTAAAGCCCGAAAAGTCCGGCCTAATAAGATCCAGATTTTATAAGACCCGGTCAAAATCCGACCCGATGGGCcttttgtgctagattttagtTATCGTATAAAAGTTGCATAGCTAATACTTCTTCACAAAATAAAAAGGTAAAATTGATCCTTCTTCACAAAATAAAatagtaaaataaaaataaaaatgagcCGTATCATATATTAGTGAAAAAAGTAACCGAGTCGGGTTATTTCAAATACCAGCAGCTCGACTACTCCAATCTCAATCAACGCTCCGTTTTCCGGTAACATTCAGTTACATGTTACCCTTTGCCTGTTATTGATAGATACAACTCTGTGTATGTATATTTTCTTAATTTTATCTGCACCATTTTTTTGTGTATTATTATTGATTGAATATATATGAAATTTCAAGAATTAGAAGAACCCTAATATTTTGATCTGTGTAAAACCCTAAAATTTGGGTTTTTGATGAAGTGAAGTTTAATTCATGTAATGGGTTTGAATATATTGTATTATGTGCAAAATATATGGCCCTTTTCGAGTGTTTTACAGAATAGTGATTTGAGAGAGTCTGATAGAATAGTTAGTAAGTTAGGTATACCTGAGCACACTAAAAGATTTGTTTTTGCGATTCGAGAACCTGAGTCGGATGctgttatttatattttatgtgcTCAGAATTTGTCTGAGAGATCAAATTTGGATGTTGAGTGTCTTATTAGAGAAATTAGGCCTCAAGCGGTTATTGCGCAGTTAGGGGACGGGACTTTGAATGAGGTTTTTGagtcgacggatgatgaatgCGGAGGCGGTGGTGATGATGGAACTTTTGTGAATTCATCGGTTAATGCAGTGAAGAGGTTTTTTGTTCAGAGGATTGCTATGGAGGTTAGTGATAGTTTGCCGACTTCTTCGTTTGAAGTGTTGAAGAGGTGTTTTTTGCATAAGATTAATAGAGAGAAGTATGAGAGTATGGCGGGAGGTttagtattgaaggagatatttGGGGTTGGGTGGAATAAGCATTTCGTGACTGCGAAAAGGGTGGCTGAAGAAGTTGGTTCGGAGTTTATGTTGCTGGAATCTCCGATTGTGAAATGTAATGATAGTGGGAATTTGTCTGGTGAGGCTGAGGTTGAGATTGAGTCGGGGAACAGATTTCAAGGTCTAACTTTTAAACCAACTAATTTAGTTTCGCAAAAGGTGGGGTCTTTTTCTATGTCGAGTGTGAGGAGGTTTTCCTTAACGAATGATATTCAAGCGCAGATGGTGAAATCATTATCTTCATATGTAGTTCATCCCAGTCCTGCACCGGGAGCAAGTTCTGTAGATAAACATCTAAAACCAGATTATGAACCCCCGGAATTTGCTCACTCCATTTATCCTTTGCTTGTTGATCTGCATAAAGTTTTTGTTGATATACCCTCAATTGGAAGAGGTCTAGCTCATGCGCAGAAGATGCTTTATGATGTGAGTAGGGGGGAAGTGGTTGATTCCCAGCTCCTCTCTGAAGTGTATATCTTTCGAATTGCAGTAGAAGGATTAAGAATTGCTCTAAATAATGCAGGAAGACTCCCTGTTGAAAAAATTAAGAACCCCAACAGAGCTCAAACTGTATTTTCAGATCTTCCTGTTGAGGATAGATCACATGCTCTTCTGGCACATGCTCTTAAAAGTCAAACTAAGAAGTTCAAATCTGTTGTGGCAATAATTGATTCTGGTGCATTATCTGGCTTGAGAAAGCATTGGAACACTCCGGTTCCTGAAGAGGTAAAGGATATGGTTGCACAGTTGGTCGGTGATTGCAAACATGATGAGGAAAACAACAATGGTGTTGGTAGGAGGCGACTACTAACAGATAAACCAGTTGTGGCTGTTGGGGCTGGAGCAACTGCAGTTTTAGGAGCTTCATCCCTCTCAAAAGTTGTTCATGCGTCAGCCTACATGAAGACTATTCCAGCTTCTCTTAAACTTATGGTTACCCAGACACAAAAGGTATTTGCTATGGCACTCAGCAAGACACTTGGTCCATCAAATTTGGTTCATGCATTTACTGGTTCTGGAGTAAAAACGTCTGCATTGAAGGCAACAGTTTCTGCAGAGAAAATCCGAGCCGTGACTCACAGTCTCATAACTTCTGCTGAGAAGACGAGTTTCTCAGCTATGAGGGCAGCCTTCTATGAAATAATGAGAAAACGGAGGGTGAAGCCGATTGGCCTTCTTCCCTGGGTTACTTTCGGGGGTAGCGTTGCTACCTGCACGGGCTTGATTATGTGTGGTGATGGAATTGAATGTGCTGTGGAATCTTTTCCTGCTGCTCATTCAATTGCCTGTTTGGGTCGTGGAATCCAAAATTTACGCCTGGCAGCTCACACAGCGGCCGAAGCACAGAGCTCCAAGATACAGAAATCTATAGATTCCTTATTGTACAGATTTAAGAGATAAATTCTCTAAATTTAAGAATTTGAGtttattgacaatagcccttttGATAATACTGATATCCTTTATGTATGTGTAGGTTGAGTCTCAGTTATACAGTTACGGAGGAGTATAAAGAGAGTTAAAGTTGGGATTTACTGCGATTCTGTTTCTTAACCTTTTCTTATTCTTACCCTCTTTTGAGTGAATGGCTATTGCTTTAAAGCAAGATGGTGCACGGTAAGATAGTAATGCTTACATGAGAAGTTCCGGGAGTTGATTATCCTTAGACTTAATGTCTAATCCTGATGCAGAAGTAGATAATAGTAAGTAGATAATTATCAATACATGAAAGCAACCTATCGATACAGTTATACATCTTTATTAGTTCTACACAATCAGATTGTTGGCTCACGAAATAAGAACACAAACATAACTAAAGAAAATGTTTGACTGCCAGCGTTTTCTATAGTTGGAGCTGCAGTTAAAACATGCTTTTGCAGCAACAGCTGCTACCTTATCTCTAAGGCCCCTACAACTTGAAGCCACACCTCCCCTCTCTTCTTGTAGCTCTTCTATGAAGGTAATAAATGAAAACTTTTGCACATACCAGTTCAGTTGTACTAATTGATGATAAAAAAATTCTAAGGCTAATTAGcaaaaaaagaaaaattaaaaaaattctaagGCTATGACGAGATAGCTAGACACTACAATAATCTGTTTGAAGTCATTCAGATCATAGTGATACTTCACTTTCATATGATCCCGCAATTGTAGCTTAGGATTTTACTAGTTTTGTACACAAGGTAGAGTATGTATACAGATCGAAAGATTTGTTCGAATTGGGAGCTGAACTAAATGCAGTACAATTTTAACAATTTATTCCATGAATATGATCTTTCAGTCCTATCTTAGCAACTAGCAAGATGATCGCCTTTTATCCATTAGTCCATAAGATATCAAGCTTAGCATTTTCCCTCCATTACTTTGCAATATATATATTCTCATCGAAATGTAAACATATTTTTTATGGGAAAGTTATACCACCAGGACCAATTTTAAAAACAGTTACCAAGCTTAGTTTACAAAAATAGAAATACAACTCTGAGAGTTGTATACTGCATGCGATCTTTGGTCATACTGAGAGATTTATTTATCTCCCTGTTATCTCTTCTTCAGTTTCGTCGCAATAAATTGGATCGATTATTTAGCATGAAAGGTACCGACAGATTACCTTAAGCCCTTAGAGCCTAGAGGCTTCATGTACAAATTTCAGTAATGTTTAATGAAGTACAACTTATCTATACAAGTCAAGAAACCATAATCTATCTAGTTGGAATTCAGTATATATTGTTGGTTTAGTGCAGACAAGCATGTAAGCGTTCTGATCTGTTGCCTGTTGGTCTGTACTAAATTCCAATCACAATGGTGAATGGT
It contains:
- the LOC141719439 gene encoding uncharacterized protein LOC141719439; amino-acid sequence: MGLNILYYVQNIWPFSSVLQNSDLRESDRIVSKLGIPEHTKRFVFAIREPESDAVIYILCAQNLSERSNLDVECLIREIRPQAVIAQLGDGTLNEVFESTDDECGGGGDDGTFVNSSVNAVKRFFVQRIAMEVSDSLPTSSFEVLKRCFLHKINREKYESMAGGLVLKEIFGVGWNKHFVTAKRVAEEVGSEFMLLESPIVKCNDSGNLSGEAEVEIESGNRFQGLTFKPTNLVSQKVGSFSMSSVRRFSLTNDIQAQMVKSLSSYVVHPSPAPGASSVDKHLKPDYEPPEFAHSIYPLLVDLHKVFVDIPSIGRGLAHAQKMLYDVSRGEVVDSQLLSEVYIFRIAVEGLRIALNNAGRLPVEKIKNPNRAQTVFSDLPVEDRSHALLAHALKSQTKKFKSVVAIIDSGALSGLRKHWNTPVPEEVKDMVAQLVGDCKHDEENNNGVGRRRLLTDKPVVAVGAGATAVLGASSLSKVVHASAYMKTIPASLKLMVTQTQKVFAMALSKTLGPSNLVHAFTGSGVKTSALKATVSAEKIRAVTHSLITSAEKTSFSAMRAAFYEIMRKRRVKPIGLLPWVTFGGSVATCTGLIMCGDGIECAVESFPAAHSIACLGRGIQNLRLAAHTAAEAQSSKIQKSIDSLLYRFKR